The following are encoded together in the Aciduricibacillus chroicocephali genome:
- a CDS encoding chemotaxis protein CheA, giving the protein MDTAQYLDIFIDESREHLETVSEKLLELEKSPDEKGIIEEIFRAAHTLKGMSATMGFTDLANLTHKLENVFDGIRYDKIKVVPNMIDVLFEALDDMTAMIEDVAEGGEGKRDVTNVVNDLLAIEKGEVPGERNETEDSSVPNSSNSESPVKGNRLDEFEITILGESKERGFENFEITVELSETCLLKGARVFMIFEILEKLGEVIKSNPSVSELEEENFEQSFNVLFVTKHDKIEIEEKIKKVSEVKDVSVKLFSLEEYKAEAEKIEQEKDSQVAEAASNTDLSSIQAPSVPKENLEQKQDKKDSKSAKASQSKTIRVNIERLDILMNLFEELLIDRGRLEQISVDLNHGDLQETVERMARVSGDLQNIILTMRMVPVDQVFSRFPRMIRQLARDLNKNVEVQITGAETELDRTVIDEIGDPLVHLIRNAIDHGIEKPEERRAKGKPEKGIMKLEAYHSGNHVFIDISDDGAGINKHKVLDKAIKNGVVTPEQGLSMTDQQIYQLIMSSGFSTAETISDVSGRGVGLDVVKNTIESLGGSISIDSEEDKGSVFSIQLPLTLSIISALLVELREEKYAIPLSSIIETAIIHKDQIFHAHSKKVIDIRGKVIPLVYLSDIFEVPKNEAEESDYTSVVIVKKGEKIAGLVVDSFIGQQEVVLKSLGDYLSSTFAISGATILGDGQVALIVDTNALVK; this is encoded by the coding sequence ATGGATACTGCTCAATATTTGGATATATTCATTGACGAAAGTAGAGAACATCTGGAAACAGTTTCTGAAAAATTGCTTGAATTGGAAAAAAGCCCTGACGAAAAAGGAATCATTGAAGAAATTTTCAGGGCAGCTCATACGCTGAAAGGTATGTCAGCGACAATGGGATTCACTGACCTTGCTAATTTAACTCATAAACTAGAAAACGTTTTTGATGGGATTCGTTATGACAAGATTAAAGTTGTACCTAATATGATCGATGTGTTATTCGAAGCACTTGATGATATGACGGCTATGATTGAGGACGTAGCAGAAGGTGGCGAAGGGAAGCGTGACGTCACAAACGTTGTGAATGATCTTCTTGCAATTGAAAAAGGCGAGGTGCCTGGGGAGAGAAATGAGACAGAAGATTCCTCAGTTCCCAATTCCTCTAATTCAGAGTCTCCAGTAAAGGGCAATCGACTGGACGAGTTTGAAATTACAATTCTTGGAGAATCAAAGGAGCGAGGATTCGAGAATTTCGAAATTACAGTGGAGCTTAGCGAAACTTGCTTGCTTAAAGGTGCTCGTGTCTTCATGATTTTTGAAATTCTTGAGAAGCTTGGTGAAGTTATCAAATCAAATCCTTCAGTAAGTGAATTGGAAGAAGAGAACTTTGAACAGTCATTTAATGTACTCTTTGTTACAAAACACGATAAAATTGAAATAGAAGAAAAAATAAAAAAGGTATCAGAAGTAAAAGATGTTTCCGTAAAGCTGTTTTCTCTCGAGGAATATAAGGCAGAAGCAGAAAAAATAGAGCAGGAGAAAGACAGTCAGGTTGCGGAAGCTGCTTCAAATACTGATTTATCATCAATTCAAGCGCCATCTGTACCAAAGGAAAACCTTGAACAAAAGCAGGATAAGAAAGATTCAAAGTCAGCAAAGGCAAGCCAAAGTAAAACTATCCGTGTAAATATTGAACGTCTGGATATTTTAATGAATTTATTTGAAGAGTTGCTGATTGACCGTGGACGTCTAGAACAAATTTCAGTAGATCTGAATCATGGCGATTTACAGGAGACAGTAGAAAGAATGGCACGTGTCTCTGGAGATTTGCAAAATATTATTCTCACAATGCGTATGGTACCTGTTGACCAGGTATTCAGCCGTTTCCCACGGATGATTCGTCAACTTGCACGTGATCTCAATAAAAATGTTGAGGTTCAGATCACAGGAGCTGAAACAGAGCTTGATCGCACAGTCATAGATGAAATCGGTGACCCTCTCGTTCACTTAATTCGTAATGCAATCGATCACGGTATCGAGAAGCCTGAAGAACGCCGGGCAAAAGGCAAGCCTGAAAAAGGAATTATGAAGCTGGAAGCCTACCATAGCGGGAATCATGTTTTCATTGATATATCAGATGATGGAGCAGGAATCAACAAGCATAAAGTTTTAGATAAGGCGATTAAGAATGGCGTAGTTACTCCTGAACAAGGTTTGAGCATGACTGATCAGCAAATCTATCAGCTTATTATGTCCAGTGGCTTCTCTACAGCGGAAACAATTTCCGATGTTTCAGGAAGAGGTGTCGGACTTGATGTAGTTAAGAATACAATTGAATCTCTTGGCGGAAGTATTTCGATTGATTCAGAAGAAGACAAGGGCTCAGTTTTCTCAATTCAGCTTCCACTCACCCTGTCAATCATTTCTGCTTTGCTCGTCGAACTAAGAGAAGAAAAGTATGCAATTCCGCTTTCATCAATTATTGAAACTGCAATCATTCATAAAGACCAGATCTTCCATGCGCATAGCAAGAAGGTTATTGATATCCGGGGCAAAGTAATTCCTCTTGTTTACCTTAGCGATATTTTTGAAGTTCCAAAAAATGAAGCAGAAGAAAGTGATTATACTTCTGTTGTCATCGTCAAAAAGGGAGAAAAGATTGCCGGACTTGTCGTTGACTCATTCATTGGTCAACAGGAAGTTGTTCTTAAATCTCTTGGCGACTACTTGTCCAGTACATTTGCTATTTCCGGTGCAACCATACTTGGTGACGGGCAGGTCGCTTTGATTGTCGATACAAATGCTTTGGTTAAATAA
- a CDS encoding chemotaxis protein CheW gives MTTVQERKVIVFNLNGEEYAVPVQSVGSIERMMQITRVPKAEHFIKGVINLKGVVTPIVDLRLRFGTEKREYDDSTRIIIVYYRDMEIGLVVDGANDVIDISVNDIEPPPEVINTVHADYIEGVVKLGNRLLVLLDLEKVLDKKEFDFMKMDA, from the coding sequence ATGACAACAGTTCAAGAAAGAAAAGTGATTGTTTTTAACCTGAACGGTGAGGAGTATGCTGTTCCGGTACAAAGTGTAGGCTCAATTGAACGAATGATGCAGATTACACGTGTTCCAAAAGCGGAACATTTTATTAAAGGTGTCATAAATCTTAAAGGGGTTGTAACTCCGATAGTTGATTTAAGACTGCGTTTTGGTACAGAAAAACGGGAATATGATGACTCTACCCGAATCATTATCGTTTACTATCGGGACATGGAAATTGGTCTCGTAGTGGACGGAGCTAATGATGTAATTGACATATCTGTAAACGACATTGAACCACCTCCAGAAGTGATCAATACGGTTCATGCTGACTATATTGAAGGTGTAGTCAAGCTAGGTAATCGTCTACTAGTCCTTCTTGATTTGGAGAAAGTTCTTGATAAAAAGGAATTCGACTTTATGAAAATGGATGCATGA
- a CDS encoding chemotaxis protein CheC — MQIEKLTSVQLDVLREIGNIGAGNAATSMSLLTNQKVDMDVPVVQLIPFGQVMELIGGADELVVAIYLRILGEAPGTVYFIMSLAEAEQLVRQIIHDNSFTLGMEEEIDDFAISALMEAGNILTGSYLSALSDFININMQPSIPNLAIDMAGAILSVGLIELSNVTDYAIVIDTRMNNDEDRNRFKGHFFLLPDTETVPKIFNALGIDYYE; from the coding sequence ATGCAGATTGAAAAATTAACAAGTGTTCAGCTTGATGTTTTGCGTGAAATTGGCAATATTGGGGCAGGTAACGCGGCTACATCCATGTCTCTCTTGACCAACCAGAAGGTGGATATGGATGTTCCAGTCGTGCAGCTTATACCTTTTGGCCAGGTCATGGAGCTGATTGGAGGGGCAGATGAATTAGTAGTTGCAATTTATCTGCGGATACTCGGGGAGGCACCAGGTACCGTCTATTTTATTATGTCACTGGCAGAAGCCGAACAGCTTGTAAGGCAAATTATTCATGATAATTCATTCACTTTGGGAATGGAAGAAGAAATTGATGATTTCGCTATTTCCGCTTTAATGGAAGCAGGCAATATTTTGACCGGTTCTTATCTTTCGGCTTTATCTGATTTCATCAACATTAATATGCAGCCCTCCATTCCAAATCTGGCAATCGATATGGCTGGGGCTATACTCTCAGTCGGTTTGATTGAGCTTTCAAATGTAACGGACTATGCAATAGTAATTGATACAAGAATGAATAACGATGAGGACCGGAACAGATTTAAAGGTCACTTTTTCTTACTGCCGGATACGGAAACTGTGCCCAAAATATTCAATGCGCTTGGTATAGATTATTATGAGTAG
- a CDS encoding chemotaxis protein CheD: protein MSSTKQVVKVGIADLNITTAPHSIRTSGLGSCVGCVIYDPVRKIAGLAHIMLPDSSLSRQTKMNDFKYADTALPILVDQLVSAGARKTALKAKIAGGAQMFKFNSQSDMMRIGPRNTEAVICELKKMGIPLIASDTGGNCGRTIEFFAETGDLHIRTVSKGESIL, encoded by the coding sequence ATGAGTAGTACGAAGCAGGTTGTAAAGGTTGGTATAGCAGACCTGAATATTACAACCGCACCGCATTCAATCCGTACGTCAGGGCTCGGTTCTTGTGTCGGCTGTGTCATTTATGACCCAGTTCGAAAAATTGCAGGGCTCGCTCATATTATGCTGCCGGATTCAAGCCTTTCCAGACAGACGAAAATGAATGATTTTAAATATGCAGATACTGCACTTCCCATTCTTGTAGATCAGTTAGTTTCAGCAGGTGCAAGAAAAACGGCTCTGAAGGCAAAAATAGCGGGCGGTGCTCAGATGTTCAAATTCAATTCTCAGTCTGACATGATGCGGATTGGCCCACGAAACACGGAAGCGGTCATCTGTGAATTAAAAAAAATGGGTATTCCGCTTATTGCCTCAGATACCGGAGGAAATTGCGGACGCACAATCGAATTTTTTGCGGAAACTGGAGATTTGCATATTAGAACAGTAAGTAAAGGGGAATCCATTCTATAG
- a CDS encoding FliA/WhiG family RNA polymerase sigma factor has protein sequence MTVNNTSKEAKLWQDWLEHRDHEAANQLIEQYMYLVNYQVERIWSTLPSNVSKDDLKSFGLLGLFDALKKFEPNRNLKFDTYASFRVRGAIIDGLRKEDWLPRSIRDKSKKIDQAIQLLEQKLQRAPSSAEISAETGLDSDEVETIIKDSLFSNVWSLEEKPNEGEEASKEGVGYLLEDETAVSPDERLLKTELQKELAEGIGSLNENEQLVISLFYQEELTFTEVGHILGLTTSRISQIHKKAIFKLRTSLEKIQAMA, from the coding sequence GTGACTGTTAACAATACTTCCAAAGAAGCAAAGCTATGGCAGGACTGGCTGGAACATCGCGACCATGAGGCAGCCAATCAGCTGATAGAGCAATATATGTACTTGGTCAATTATCAGGTGGAGCGGATTTGGAGCACACTGCCAAGCAATGTTTCTAAAGATGACTTGAAAAGCTTTGGACTTCTTGGTTTATTTGATGCTTTAAAAAAATTCGAACCGAATCGAAATCTGAAGTTTGATACGTATGCTTCATTTAGAGTACGGGGAGCGATTATAGATGGTCTGCGTAAAGAAGACTGGCTCCCGCGCTCAATACGTGACAAATCCAAAAAAATTGATCAGGCGATACAGCTGCTTGAACAGAAGCTTCAGCGGGCCCCTTCCTCAGCAGAAATTTCGGCAGAGACAGGACTTGATTCAGATGAGGTTGAGACAATTATTAAGGATTCATTGTTCTCAAACGTCTGGTCACTTGAAGAAAAGCCGAATGAAGGAGAAGAAGCATCCAAAGAAGGTGTCGGCTATTTACTTGAAGACGAAACCGCTGTCTCTCCGGACGAAAGACTTTTAAAGACGGAACTTCAGAAAGAACTTGCCGAGGGAATCGGCAGTTTGAATGAGAATGAACAACTGGTAATTAGCCTGTTTTATCAAGAAGAACTTACTTTTACGGAAGTTGGTCATATTCTTGGTTTAACGACATCCAGAATATCGC